The following coding sequences lie in one Rutidosis leptorrhynchoides isolate AG116_Rl617_1_P2 chromosome 6, CSIRO_AGI_Rlap_v1, whole genome shotgun sequence genomic window:
- the LOC139854456 gene encoding uncharacterized protein has protein sequence MEEHQGPQSDKWCDFHEAYGHDTDNCNSLMREIITKIKAGEGERRIEQWMYAPITFHTIPNWRLSEEAVVISAVIANKSVTRIYTDTGSEADILYMHCFRDYLFSVKDKLPYTNLKIAGITRESMRAVGKVKLDVTLGTHPLVRTEIVDFTVLDGISRFNALFGRRTLRKFGAITSTPHAELQFPTPNGIVVVHSEYVGSARERSVVYEAQENFVRGGPSR, from the exons ATGGAGGAGCATCAGGGACCACAAAGTGATAAGTGGTGTGATTTCCACGAGGCATATGGGCATGACACTGACAATTGTAATTCATTGATGAGGGAAATCATCACAAAGATTAAAGCTGGAGA GGGAGAGCGCAGGATTGAGCAGTGGATGTACGCTCCTATTACATTCCACACTATTCCAAATTGGCGACTATCAGAAGAGGCTGTGGTTATCTCAGCTGTAATTGCGAACAAAAGCGTTACCAGAATCTATACTGATACAGGTAGTGAGGCAGATATCTTATATATgcattgttttagagattatttgttCAGCGTGAAGGACAAACTTCCCTATACAAACTTGAAGATTGCTGGCATCACGAGAGAATCAATGAGGGCAGTTGGTAAGGTAAAATTGGATGTAACGCTGGGAACACACCCTCTGGTTCGAACAGAAATCGTGGACTTCACGGTACTTGATGGCATATCAAGGTTCAACGCTTTGTTTGGTAGACGGACTCTACGAAAATTTGGAGCAATCACTTCAACACCACACGCAGAACTACAATTTCCAACTCCAAATGGGATAGTTGTGGTGCACTCTGAGTATGTAGGATCGGCAAGAGAAAGGTCAGTTGTTTATGAGGCACAGGAGAATTTTGTCAGGGGAGGACCATCAAGATAG